One window from the genome of Flavobacterium agricola encodes:
- a CDS encoding AraC family transcriptional regulator — protein sequence MKNIHVLNIAQFNNNNLVSDFYVNTLQNHLVNAHAHIDRPHKHDFYVTVIFTTGTGTHEIDFETFEVKPGSIFFLSPGQVHSWNLSDDVSGYIFFHTQTFFEQDFARNHIQSYPFFNYNTTHPYLYLENNKVSYFKNLFQHLLKEGVENNLLKSEKILILIQLIYIECARKYLADIHTETTTKHTYLRQFKDFQHWVEMHFKQEKSAAFYAEKLNVSSKHLNRICQNVIGKTTTDYILSRVLLEAKREIIYQKRSLAEIAYHLGYEDYAYFSRIFKKHFKETPSEFISKYR from the coding sequence ATGAAAAACATTCATGTACTTAACATAGCTCAATTTAACAACAACAATTTAGTAAGTGATTTTTACGTAAATACCTTACAAAATCATTTAGTAAATGCACACGCACATATCGATCGTCCACATAAACACGATTTTTATGTAACCGTTATTTTTACAACCGGAACAGGCACGCACGAAATAGATTTTGAAACGTTTGAGGTAAAACCAGGCAGCATCTTTTTTTTAAGCCCGGGCCAAGTACATAGCTGGAATTTATCGGACGATGTTTCTGGTTACATTTTTTTTCATACCCAAACTTTTTTCGAGCAAGATTTTGCGCGCAATCATATTCAGAGCTATCCGTTTTTTAATTATAATACTACGCATCCCTATTTGTATTTAGAAAACAACAAAGTTTCTTATTTTAAAAATCTTTTTCAACATTTATTGAAAGAAGGAGTTGAAAATAACTTATTAAAATCCGAGAAAATATTAATTCTTATACAACTTATTTATATAGAATGTGCTCGCAAATATTTAGCAGACATTCATACCGAAACAACAACAAAACATACCTATTTAAGACAATTTAAAGATTTTCAGCATTGGGTAGAAATGCATTTTAAGCAAGAAAAATCGGCAGCGTTTTATGCCGAAAAACTTAATGTTTCGTCTAAACATTTAAATCGCATTTGCCAAAATGTAATAGGTAAAACTACTACCGATTACATTTTAAGCCGTGTACTTTTAGAAGCGAAACGTGAAATTATTTACCAAAAAAGAAGTTTAGCAGAAATTGCATACCATTTGGGTTATGAAGATTATGCCTATTTTTCGCGCATCTTTAAAAAACATTTTAAAGAAACGCCATCAGAATTTATTAGTAAATATAGATAA
- a CDS encoding GNAT family N-acetyltransferase yields the protein MDVKIMVAQPEHYCFAQEIVDTIEASAKVRGTGIAKRTPEYIQKKIDQQQAIIALTKSGQFAGFCYIETWSHGKYVAHSGLIVHPDFRKDGLAKEIKTFTFDYSRKLFPEAKIFGITTGLAVMKINSDLGYHPVPFSELTDDPAFWAGCKTCVNFDILTRKENKMCLCTGMLFDPAKQRKQIKNGEPVAPNYTFNKKVLERLKNIKKALFLKK from the coding sequence ATGGATGTAAAAATTATGGTTGCTCAGCCTGAGCACTATTGTTTCGCACAAGAAATCGTTGATACGATTGAAGCATCTGCGAAAGTTAGAGGTACTGGTATTGCCAAACGTACTCCTGAATATATTCAGAAAAAAATTGACCAACAACAAGCTATTATTGCGCTTACCAAAAGCGGTCAGTTTGCTGGTTTTTGTTATATAGAAACTTGGTCGCACGGCAAGTACGTTGCACATTCGGGGCTTATTGTTCACCCTGATTTTAGAAAAGACGGATTAGCAAAAGAAATTAAAACGTTTACGTTTGATTATTCTAGAAAACTATTCCCAGAAGCAAAAATTTTTGGTATTACAACGGGCTTAGCTGTTATGAAAATAAATTCGGATTTAGGTTATCATCCGGTTCCATTTTCTGAATTAACCGACGATCCTGCGTTTTGGGCGGGATGCAAAACTTGCGTGAATTTTGATATTTTAACCCGTAAAGAAAACAAAATGTGCTTGTGCACAGGCATGTTGTTTGATCCGGCAAAGCAACGCAAACAAATTAAAAACGGAGAACCCGTTGCACCAAATTATACCTTTAATAAAAAGGTTTTAGAACGTTTAAAAAACATAAAAAAAGCATTATTCCTTAAAAAATAA
- the tilS gene encoding tRNA lysidine(34) synthetase TilS, translated as MFKKIYFVDQNLAHHIIYFDTEQYAEQNKLSIQLAARKLRYDWFYKLIDEHKLDYILTAHHLDDQVETFLINVTRGTGVDGILGIPPKNDKILRPMLTVSRDEILNYAQANNIEWREDSSNQSTKYFRNKIRHQVVPVLKELNTDFLQSFTNTLTHLNQFNQGFLDGFSVLKKQIVTPHENYVAIAITPLMQLQAPQAFLFELLKPFGFTAWNDIYALPQAKSGKIIYSATHLLLKNRNELLLKNIETTETESYIISSVADFEKLPVNISVNYNRFHEKNDKLEVFLDLEKLKFPLILRKWKEGDYFYPFGMNGKKNIAKFFKDEKLSQFQKNETWLLVQNNDIDIIWIVGHRADKRFLATINSINTIQLQI; from the coding sequence ATTTTTAAAAAAATATATTTTGTTGATCAAAACCTAGCACATCATATTATTTATTTTGATACCGAGCAATATGCCGAGCAAAATAAACTTTCTATTCAATTAGCGGCACGCAAATTGCGTTACGATTGGTTTTATAAATTAATAGATGAACATAAGTTAGATTATATTTTAACTGCGCATCATTTAGATGATCAAGTTGAAACTTTTTTAATAAATGTTACGCGAGGTACCGGGGTAGACGGCATTTTGGGAATACCACCTAAAAACGACAAAATTTTACGCCCAATGTTAACCGTTTCTCGAGATGAAATTTTGAATTACGCCCAAGCAAATAATATAGAATGGCGAGAAGACAGCTCAAACCAATCAACCAAATATTTTAGAAATAAAATTAGGCATCAGGTTGTTCCGGTTTTAAAAGAATTGAATACCGATTTTTTACAATCGTTTACCAATACGCTAACGCATCTTAATCAATTCAATCAAGGTTTTTTAGATGGGTTTTCAGTTTTAAAAAAACAAATTGTAACACCACACGAAAATTATGTAGCTATTGCTATAACTCCGTTAATGCAGTTGCAGGCGCCACAAGCTTTTTTATTTGAGTTGTTAAAACCTTTTGGCTTTACTGCCTGGAACGATATTTATGCGTTACCACAAGCTAAAAGCGGTAAAATAATTTATTCAGCAACGCATTTGTTACTTAAAAATCGTAACGAATTGTTGTTGAAGAATATTGAAACGACCGAAACGGAAAGTTATATAATTTCATCTGTTGCTGATTTTGAAAAGTTGCCTGTTAATATTTCTGTTAATTACAACCGTTTCCATGAAAAAAATGATAAATTAGAAGTTTTTTTAGATCTAGAAAAGTTAAAATTCCCTTTAATCTTGCGAAAATGGAAAGAAGGTGATTATTTTTATCCTTTTGGGATGAACGGAAAGAAAAATATAGCCAAATTTTTTAAAGACGAAAAACTTTCTCAATTTCAAAAAAACGAAACATGGCTTTTAGTTCAAAACAACGATATAGATATAATATGGATTGTGGGACACCGAGCAGATAAACGATTTTTAGCAACTATAAACTCAATTAATACCATACAATTACAAATTTAA
- a CDS encoding HAD family hydrolase, producing the protein MVKTVIFDMDGVIIDSEPVHKYAYYKHFDELGIEVSDEMFATFTGNSTKNVYQKLKNTFNIETDVNELVLRKRFLFNEAFDTKEDLYLIDGVEKLIVDLYQNGFELILASSASKGTIARVFNRFNLNQYFTHKISGEDFVRSKPDPAIFVHAANLSIHPKEACIIIEDSTNGVEAAVGAEVFCLGYTSANSKKQDLSKASAIVTDFNAIDAAYIKNLK; encoded by the coding sequence ATGGTTAAAACTGTTATTTTTGATATGGATGGCGTTATTATTGATTCGGAACCGGTTCATAAATACGCCTATTACAAGCATTTTGATGAATTAGGAATTGAAGTAAGCGACGAAATGTTTGCAACCTTTACTGGTAATTCTACCAAAAATGTATATCAAAAATTAAAAAACACCTTTAATATAGAAACAGATGTAAACGAATTGGTTTTACGTAAACGTTTTTTGTTTAACGAAGCTTTTGATACCAAAGAAGATTTGTATTTGATTGATGGGGTAGAAAAATTAATTGTTGATTTGTACCAAAATGGTTTTGAACTTATTTTAGCATCATCAGCATCAAAAGGTACTATTGCTCGCGTTTTTAATCGCTTTAACTTAAACCAATATTTTACGCATAAAATTTCGGGCGAAGATTTTGTACGATCAAAACCAGATCCAGCTATTTTTGTTCACGCCGCTAATTTATCCATCCATCCTAAAGAAGCTTGTATTATTATTGAAGATAGCACCAATGGGGTAGAAGCTGCTGTTGGCGCCGAAGTTTTTTGTTTGGGTTATACCAGTGCAAATTCTAAAAAACAAGATTTATCTAAAGCCAGTGCTATTGTAACCGATTTTAACGCTATTGATGCGGCTTATATTAAAAATTTAAAATAA
- a CDS encoding RNA polymerase sigma factor has translation MQENEKQFINELLSPKTQNQAFKKLIGLYKVQLYHHIRNIVLNHDDTDDVLQNTFIKVFSNLDSFNQESKLSTWLYRIATNEALNHLNSKARKNGLQTDEITESAATNLHSDLYFDGDEVQRKLQQAINTLPEKQKLVFNMKYFQDLKYEEIAQILNTSVGGLKASYHLAVKKIETFFNSD, from the coding sequence ATGCAGGAGAACGAAAAACAATTTATAAACGAACTTTTAAGCCCTAAAACGCAAAACCAAGCGTTTAAAAAACTTATTGGCCTTTATAAAGTGCAGCTGTACCATCATATTCGGAATATTGTGCTCAATCACGACGATACGGATGATGTGTTGCAAAATACGTTTATTAAAGTTTTTTCTAACCTAGATTCCTTTAATCAAGAAAGTAAATTAAGTACTTGGTTGTATCGCATTGCAACTAACGAAGCTTTAAACCATTTAAACAGCAAAGCACGTAAAAACGGATTGCAAACCGACGAAATTACCGAAAGCGCAGCAACAAATTTACACAGCGATTTATATTTTGATGGCGATGAAGTACAACGCAAGCTGCAACAAGCCATAAATACTTTGCCAGAAAAACAAAAGCTAGTATTTAACATGAAATATTTTCAGGACTTAAAATACGAGGAAATTGCACAAATTTTAAATACGTCAGTTGGCGGGCTTAAAGCATCTTACCATTTGGCTGTAAAAAAAATAGAAACTTTTTTTAATTCCGATTAA
- a CDS encoding ATP-binding protein, producing the protein MLLTKLQNHIQENFSEIGTAKLLLAVSGGVDSMVMLHTLNKLNYNVTVAHCNFRLRGSESDEETEFLKKYILLIKT; encoded by the coding sequence ATGTTACTAACTAAGCTACAAAATCACATTCAGGAAAATTTTTCTGAAATAGGTACCGCTAAACTTTTACTAGCAGTTAGCGGTGGGGTAGATAGCATGGTTATGTTACATACGTTAAACAAACTAAATTATAACGTTACAGTTGCACATTGTAATTTTAGATTGCGTGGTTCAGAAAGTGATGAAGAAACCGAATTTTTAAAAAAATATATTTTGTTGATCAAAACCTAG
- a CDS encoding RsmB/NOP family class I SAM-dependent RNA methyltransferase, protein MRLHRNLVFTVIDSIMMIYNENQYADKVVALALKKDKRWGSADRKFVAETIYEMVRWKRLYSEIADVKEHYTRDNVWKMFAVWAVLRGIKLPDWRYFEETPERKIKGRFDELSKIRKYRESIPDWMDEVGIEELGEPLWTKEIHAQNEQAKVVLRVNRLKTTKEKLRAILMDQDIKTEFDAKYSDALVLPERANVFMTQAFKDGLFEVQDASSQMVAPFLEVEPGMRVVDTCAGAGGKTLHLASLMENKGQIIAMDLYESKLNQLKLRARRNGVHNIEPRVIDGTKTIKKLIEKADRVLIDAPCSGLGVLKRNPDSKWKLQPEFIDNIRKVQAEVLGSYSRIVKPGGKLVYATCSILPSENQQQVEKFLATEAGKQFKFEKDIKVLASESGFDGFYMAQFTKK, encoded by the coding sequence ATGAGACTGCATAGAAACTTAGTATTTACTGTTATAGATTCGATCATGATGATCTATAACGAAAATCAATATGCCGATAAAGTTGTTGCGTTAGCACTAAAAAAAGATAAACGTTGGGGAAGTGCCGATAGAAAATTTGTTGCCGAAACCATTTACGAAATGGTGCGTTGGAAACGTTTGTATTCTGAAATTGCAGATGTAAAAGAACATTACACGCGTGATAACGTATGGAAAATGTTTGCGGTTTGGGCTGTATTACGCGGAATTAAATTACCCGATTGGAGATATTTTGAAGAAACGCCAGAACGCAAAATTAAAGGACGTTTTGATGAGCTTTCTAAAATTAGAAAATACCGTGAATCTATTCCTGATTGGATGGATGAAGTAGGCATTGAAGAATTAGGAGAACCGCTTTGGACCAAAGAAATTCATGCTCAAAACGAACAAGCTAAAGTTGTTTTACGTGTTAACCGCTTAAAAACAACTAAAGAAAAATTGAGAGCCATTTTAATGGATCAGGATATTAAAACAGAATTTGATGCTAAATATTCAGATGCATTAGTTTTACCAGAACGTGCAAATGTATTTATGACGCAAGCATTTAAAGACGGTCTGTTTGAAGTACAAGATGCATCTTCACAAATGGTTGCTCCGTTTTTAGAAGTTGAACCAGGAATGCGCGTGGTTGATACGTGCGCAGGTGCAGGCGGTAAAACGTTACATTTAGCTTCGTTAATGGAAAACAAAGGGCAAATAATTGCCATGGATTTATACGAAAGCAAATTAAATCAATTAAAATTACGTGCACGTCGCAACGGCGTTCATAATATAGAACCGCGTGTAATTGATGGTACAAAAACCATTAAAAAATTAATTGAAAAAGCAGATCGCGTTTTAATTGATGCGCCATGTAGCGGATTAGGTGTTTTAAAACGTAATCCGGATAGCAAATGGAAATTGCAACCTGAGTTTATTGATAATATCAGAAAAGTACAGGCTGAAGTTTTAGGAAGCTATTCACGAATTGTTAAACCAGGTGGTAAATTGGTTTATGCAACTTGTTCTATTTTGCCTTCTGAAAATCAACAACAAGTTGAAAAGTTTTTAGCTACAGAAGCTGGCAAACAATTTAAATTTGAAAAAGATATTAAAGTACTGGCTTCAGAATCTGGTTTTGACGGATTTTATATGGCACAGTTTACTAAAAAATAA
- a CDS encoding catalase, translating to MAQNSKITTNAGCPVGKDQYENSQTVGSRGPVLLQDFFLHEKLAQFNRERIPERIVHAKGSGAFGKFVVTNDISQYSRAKIFNKVGKETKMFARFSTVGGEKGSADTERDPRGFALKFYTEDGNWDVVGNNTPVFFIKDAKKFPDFIHTQKRDPRTNCKSATMMWDFWSLNPESLHQVLILMSDRGTPNGFRFMHGYGSHTFSLINAKNERVYVKFHFRSAQGIKNFDGPTAEAYRGIDPDYAQRDLVEAIDRKEYPRWNVFIQVMTLEQAKNFAWNPFDVTKTWSQKEYPLIEVGYFELNEIPANYFRDVEQAAFAPTNVVDGVGFSPDKMLQGRILSYPDAQRYRIGSNYQDLPVNACPYMTNSYHRDGAMKFTDNGGSQPNYFPNSFDGNYQSDDHKGLAYELDEATVAYFDRNSGGKGDDDHYTQPGILFDQVMDAQAKQNTVNNIVAAMSGIDGPKKDEIVMRQLCHWFRASKHLGTEVAKGLGVDVSAFVNK from the coding sequence ATGGCACAAAATTCTAAAATTACAACCAATGCTGGTTGTCCTGTTGGAAAAGATCAGTACGAAAATTCTCAAACCGTAGGAAGCAGAGGCCCAGTTTTATTGCAAGATTTTTTCTTGCACGAAAAACTAGCACAATTTAACCGCGAAAGAATTCCGGAGCGAATTGTACATGCAAAAGGTTCTGGTGCTTTTGGTAAATTTGTAGTAACCAATGATATTTCACAATATTCACGTGCCAAAATATTTAATAAAGTAGGTAAAGAAACTAAAATGTTTGCTCGTTTTTCTACCGTAGGTGGCGAAAAAGGTTCGGCTGATACGGAAAGAGATCCACGAGGATTTGCACTTAAATTTTATACTGAAGACGGAAATTGGGATGTGGTAGGTAATAACACACCGGTGTTTTTTATTAAAGATGCTAAAAAGTTTCCAGATTTTATTCATACACAAAAACGAGATCCGCGTACCAATTGCAAATCTGCAACTATGATGTGGGACTTCTGGTCGTTAAACCCAGAGTCGTTGCATCAGGTTTTAATTTTAATGTCCGATCGTGGTACGCCTAATGGATTTCGTTTTATGCACGGTTATGGCTCGCATACCTTCTCATTAATTAATGCAAAAAACGAACGTGTATATGTTAAGTTTCATTTCCGTTCTGCTCAAGGAATTAAAAATTTTGATGGTCCAACGGCCGAAGCGTACCGTGGCATAGATCCGGATTATGCACAAAGAGATTTAGTTGAAGCTATTGACAGAAAAGAATACCCGAGATGGAATGTTTTTATTCAGGTTATGACTTTAGAACAAGCTAAAAACTTTGCATGGAATCCATTTGATGTTACTAAAACTTGGTCACAAAAAGAATATCCGTTAATTGAAGTGGGGTATTTTGAATTAAATGAAATACCTGCCAATTATTTTAGAGATGTAGAACAAGCTGCATTTGCGCCAACAAATGTTGTTGATGGTGTAGGTTTTTCTCCTGATAAAATGCTACAAGGGCGAATTTTATCGTACCCCGATGCACAACGTTACAGAATTGGATCTAATTATCAAGATTTGCCTGTTAATGCATGTCCGTATATGACAAACAGTTACCATCGTGATGGTGCAATGAAGTTTACTGATAACGGAGGTTCACAACCTAATTATTTCCCTAATTCATTTGATGGAAATTATCAATCGGATGATCATAAAGGTTTAGCTTACGAATTAGATGAAGCTACGGTAGCTTATTTTGACAGAAATTCTGGTGGAAAAGGAGATGATGATCATTACACACAACCGGGCATTTTATTTGATCAAGTTATGGATGCGCAAGCCAAACAAAATACAGTTAATAATATTGTTGCAGCTATGTCTGGAATTGATGGTCCTAAAAAAGATGAAATTGTTATGCGTCAGTTGTGCCATTGGTTTAGAGCATCTAAACATTTAGGTACTGAAGTTGCTAAAGGATTAGGCGTTGATGTTTCAGCTTTTGTAAATAAATAG
- a CDS encoding sensor of ECF-type sigma factor — translation MKKIIFLFLLIPAFVFAQNNENKREKIKQLKIAFITTELDLNSDEAAKFWPIYNAAENKIYDIKKIRYKAYSDYIKGKKQNEILEADAKKYINIADDCEKKIFEIKSELNQELGNTVSYKKIVNLKKAEDDFRQKLLEQYRKK, via the coding sequence ATGAAAAAAATTATATTCTTATTTTTACTTATTCCTGCTTTTGTGTTCGCTCAGAATAACGAAAACAAACGCGAAAAAATAAAACAATTAAAAATTGCTTTTATTACTACCGAATTGGATTTAAACTCGGACGAAGCTGCTAAGTTTTGGCCCATTTATAACGCCGCAGAAAATAAAATATACGACATTAAAAAAATTAGATATAAAGCATATAGCGATTACATTAAAGGCAAGAAACAAAATGAAATTTTAGAAGCAGATGCAAAAAAATACATTAACATTGCCGATGATTGCGAAAAGAAAATTTTTGAAATTAAATCAGAATTAAATCAAGAATTGGGTAACACCGTATCGTACAAAAAAATTGTAAACCTCAAAAAAGCTGAGGACGATTTTAGACAAAAGTTATTAGAACAATACCGCAAAAAATAA
- a CDS encoding ABC transporter substrate-binding protein: MKQVTDQLGNNFTFAETPKRIISLVPSLTELLYEMGLENEIIGVTKFCVHPFHFKTTKISVGGTKQVNYDKIEALQPDIIICNKEENTQEMIEALRKICPNVFVTDIITIQDCLDAIETLGVIFNKRTNAKKIIDKIIFAHDDFQEFMKNREPQKVAYFIWATPYMAVGRDNFINSLLKLNKFQNIYESRDERYPEVIIQKLRIQGDPDIVFLPSEPFPFKDEHAFELGRHTHHAQAIFVDGEMFSWYGSRLIKAFDYFKRLHLRMDLE; this comes from the coding sequence ATGAAACAGGTTACCGATCAATTAGGAAATAACTTTACCTTTGCCGAAACGCCTAAACGTATTATCAGTTTAGTACCTTCGCTTACCGAGTTGTTGTATGAAATGGGATTAGAAAATGAAATAATTGGCGTAACCAAATTTTGCGTGCATCCGTTTCATTTTAAAACAACTAAAATTAGCGTAGGCGGAACAAAACAAGTAAATTACGATAAAATAGAAGCTTTACAGCCCGATATTATTATTTGTAATAAGGAAGAAAATACGCAAGAAATGATTGAAGCCTTGCGCAAAATATGCCCAAACGTTTTTGTGACTGATATTATAACCATTCAAGATTGTTTGGATGCTATAGAAACTTTAGGAGTTATTTTTAACAAACGTACCAATGCCAAAAAAATAATCGATAAAATTATTTTTGCACACGATGATTTTCAGGAATTCATGAAAAATCGTGAACCTCAAAAAGTAGCTTATTTTATTTGGGCAACCCCGTATATGGCTGTTGGACGAGATAATTTTATCAACTCCTTATTAAAGCTAAATAAGTTTCAAAACATATACGAATCGCGCGACGAGCGCTACCCCGAAGTTATTATTCAAAAGTTGCGTATTCAAGGCGATCCAGATATTGTATTTTTACCATCAGAACCTTTTCCTTTTAAAGATGAACATGCATTTGAATTAGGACGACATACCCATCATGCACAAGCTATTTTTGTAGATGGTGAAATGTTTTCTTGGTACGGAAGCCGCTTAATTAAAGCTTTTGATTACTTTAAACGTTTGCATTTACGAATGGATTTAGAATAA
- the argG gene encoding argininosuccinate synthase, with protein MKKVVLAYSGGLDTSYCLKYLQDQGYEVHTVLINTGGFDAAELQAIETRAYELGSAKHANLDIVEKYYEKAIKYLIFGNVLRNNTYPLSVSAERVFQALEVIKYAKENGAIAIAHGSTGAGNDQIRFDLIFQTIAPEIEIITPIRDLKLSRQEEVAYLQSKGVNYSWEKAQYSINKGIWGTSVGGKETLTSDQPLPSEAYPSQLQKEGSEKVRLTFKNGELVAFNGVANTPTQNIIALENIASQYAIGRDVHVGDTIIGIKGRVGFEAAAPLIIIKAHHLLEKHTLSKWQLHWKQSLADFYGMLFHEGQFLDPIMRNIEDFLQSTQTSVTGDVIVTLQPYHFSLDGIESEFDLMNSEFGQYGEMNNAWTADDAKGFIKILGNAQKIYSNVNKLKYD; from the coding sequence ATGAAAAAAGTAGTTTTAGCATACAGCGGTGGTTTAGATACCTCATATTGTTTAAAATATTTACAAGACCAAGGTTACGAAGTACATACCGTATTAATTAATACCGGAGGTTTTGATGCAGCCGAATTACAAGCTATTGAAACAAGAGCGTATGAATTAGGTAGTGCAAAACATGCTAATTTAGATATTGTAGAAAAGTACTACGAAAAAGCTATCAAATATTTAATTTTTGGAAACGTATTACGCAACAACACCTACCCGCTTTCGGTAAGTGCTGAACGTGTTTTTCAAGCTTTAGAAGTTATTAAATATGCTAAAGAAAACGGTGCAATTGCTATTGCTCACGGATCTACAGGTGCTGGAAACGATCAAATTCGTTTCGATTTAATTTTTCAAACCATTGCACCAGAAATCGAAATTATTACGCCTATTCGTGATCTAAAATTATCACGTCAGGAAGAAGTTGCTTATTTACAAAGCAAAGGTGTGAATTATTCATGGGAAAAAGCGCAATATTCTATCAACAAAGGTATTTGGGGAACATCGGTTGGTGGTAAAGAAACTTTAACTTCTGACCAACCATTACCAAGCGAAGCTTATCCGTCTCAATTACAAAAAGAAGGCTCAGAAAAGGTACGTTTAACATTTAAAAACGGAGAATTAGTTGCTTTTAACGGCGTTGCCAATACACCAACTCAAAACATTATAGCGTTAGAAAATATTGCTTCACAATACGCAATTGGACGTGATGTGCATGTGGGTGATACCATTATTGGTATTAAAGGCCGTGTGGGGTTTGAAGCTGCTGCACCATTAATTATCATTAAAGCACATCATTTATTAGAAAAACACACGCTTTCTAAATGGCAATTGCATTGGAAACAATCGTTAGCCGATTTTTATGGTATGTTATTTCACGAAGGTCAATTTTTAGATCCAATAATGCGTAACATCGAAGATTTTTTACAATCTACCCAAACTTCGGTAACTGGCGATGTTATTGTTACGCTGCAACCGTATCATTTTAGTTTAGATGGAATTGAATCTGAATTTGATTTAATGAACTCAGAATTTGGTCAATATGGCGAAATGAACAATGCTTGGACAGCAGATGATGCGAAAGGCTTTATTAAAATTTTAGGTAACGCACAAAAAATTTACTCAAACGTAAATAAATTAAAATATGATTAA
- the glyA gene encoding serine hydroxymethyltransferase, with protein MQRDELIFDLILDEKDRQINGLELIASENFVSEQVMEAAGSVLTNKYAEGYPGKRYYGGCEVVDQVEQIAIDRAKALFGAEYANVQPHSGSQANTAVFAACLKPGDKILGFDLSHGGHLTHGSPVNFSGKLYNPVFYGVDPETGVLNYDKIQEIATKEQPKMIIAGASAYSRDMDFKRFREIADSVGAILMADISHPAGLIAKGLMSDPIPHCHIVTTTTHKTLRGPRGGMIMMGKDFENPWGIKTPKGETRMMSAILDGSVFPGNQGGPLEHIIAAKAVAFGEALSDEFFAYALQVQKNAKAMAAAFVKRGYNIISGGTDNHMMLIDLRNKDITGKDAEKTLGKAEITVNKNMVPFDDKSPFTTSGIRIGTPAITTRGLVEADMEVIVEFIDRALMNANNDEVLEQIGDEVTEFMGERPLFAY; from the coding sequence ATGCAAAGAGACGAATTAATTTTTGATTTAATTTTAGACGAAAAAGATAGACAAATTAATGGTTTAGAATTAATTGCTTCAGAAAACTTTGTATCAGAACAAGTTATGGAAGCTGCTGGTTCTGTTTTAACAAATAAATATGCTGAAGGTTACCCAGGTAAAAGATATTACGGAGGATGTGAAGTTGTAGACCAAGTTGAACAAATTGCTATTGATAGAGCAAAAGCATTATTTGGTGCAGAATATGCAAACGTACAACCGCACTCGGGGTCTCAAGCAAATACAGCTGTTTTTGCAGCTTGTTTAAAACCAGGAGATAAAATTTTAGGTTTTGATTTATCTCACGGTGGGCATTTAACACACGGTTCTCCAGTAAACTTTTCTGGTAAATTATACAATCCGGTATTTTATGGGGTTGATCCAGAAACAGGTGTTTTAAACTACGATAAAATTCAAGAAATAGCTACTAAAGAGCAACCAAAAATGATTATTGCTGGTGCTTCTGCATATTCTCGCGATATGGATTTTAAACGTTTCCGCGAAATTGCTGATTCAGTTGGTGCTATTTTAATGGCAGATATTTCTCACCCAGCAGGATTAATTGCTAAAGGTTTAATGTCAGATCCAATTCCACATTGTCATATTGTTACTACAACCACGCACAAAACATTACGTGGGCCACGTGGCGGAATGATTATGATGGGTAAAGATTTTGAAAACCCATGGGGAATTAAAACACCAAAAGGAGAAACAAGAATGATGTCGGCTATTTTAGACGGATCTGTTTTCCCTGGAAACCAAGGTGGACCATTAGAACATATTATTGCAGCCAAAGCAGTTGCTTTTGGTGAAGCACTTTCTGATGAGTTTTTTGCTTACGCATTACAAGTTCAAAAAAATGCAAAAGCTATGGCAGCTGCATTTGTAAAACGTGGATATAACATTATTTCTGGAGGTACAGACAACCACATGATGTTAATTGACTTACGAAATAAAGATATTACTGGTAAAGATGCAGAAAAAACTTTAGGTAAGGCTGAAATTACGGTAAACAAAAACATGGTTCCGTTTGACGATAAATCACCATTTACAACTTCAGGAATCCGTATCGGAACTCCAGCAATCACAACTCGTGGTTTGGTAGAAGCTGATATGGAAGTTATTGTTGAGTTTATTGACCGCGCGTTAATGAATGCTAACAATGATGAGGTTTTAGAACAAATTGGAGATGAGGTAACTGAATTTATGGGAGAAAGACCATTGTTCGCTTACTAA